The Microtus pennsylvanicus isolate mMicPen1 chromosome 5, mMicPen1.hap1, whole genome shotgun sequence DNA segment TCACCAGATTTGCTTAAAGCCTACCCTTCCACAGGAGCTTCTAACAGCTGGGCAAGTAAATCTACAATCTGTTTTTCCAATAATTGTAAGAAAATAAACACCCCATTGAGAATAGCATACCTATCTCAAACCAATGAAAGATAGAAAAAGCTTTATCTTAGTGGTGACTACATGTATTTTTCAAGAATTATAGTTTAATGACTGTGTCACCAGAAAGCTCAAGTTCTAGCTTTCAGTCCTCCTTACTCACCACGGGCCTCCTCCACAGCAAACGAAATGCACACCCCTCCCTTTTGTGCGGTGTACTGTAACAGGCAATTAATGCCTTCTTTGAAAAACTTTTGAATTATTCGTTGGAAATCTCAGCAGTGATTTTGGATTCTCATGGGGCACTCTCAAAATCTCCTCTATCATCTGGATATCCTCTGCACTCATACCCTTACCCCAGGCTCAAGTCCTAAATCTAAATGGTACCTGGAATTTGACTCCTAAATCTGTAAGAATGCCATTCTGcaatctttttttatattttgagcttGTCAGATAAAGAATACTTCAAAAACATGGAAACATCTAGGGCTAAACTGAAACTCCAGCACACATACAAGCAGACATGCCTCTAACAATACCACAGTGTCATTTCAGTCTCACAGATAAGTGATCAACCTACTACCACAGGACACAAGAACTCATCCCTGTCCACTGTTAGGAATGAGTGGGGAAAATCATAATCTGAAGTGAGACTGTCCTGGAATCAACCATGTCATCCAATTCTAGCATGGTTACTTAAACAGCCCTGAGACAATGTGGAAAATGCAACCTCTTGGTTCCTTTGGTTTGTAATTTCAACTATTTAAAAGGTTGTCTATGGAATTTAACAAATCTCAACTgagaagaaagatttaaaaaaataacagaaacaagtCTTTCTTGAAATCTCACCCTTATCAGTTCCCTTTTCCTTCACAAATTTCCACTACACCtagaacttaaagaaaaaataaaccaaaatctaAAATTACCCaacaattttaaagtttttacaatattttttcaaaaatttttgtctctgtttttgCTGCTATCCCTTACCTCAGTATGACAGCTGATCTATCTCCACCTCTTCTTCAATATATATCTTCCAAGACATTCTCACTGCAATGGAAACCATAAGACCCGTCCACACTAATATGTTTATTCTACTCCTTCAGTGCTTCCTAAAAGATGACAATCATCATCTCTTCCAAGTATTCTTCTAATCCCCTGTAATTATCTTTTCATTGTGTATCTAACAACCATCTTGTGACCTAACCTGCAAGACCTTTTAATATGCTTATGATACATAGTTTTTTTAATGCTCCACAAGATTTAATATATGGCTTGATTCAGATTCCAGAAAAGTGAATGGATGAGCAAATTCAATAAGTAAACACACTGTGATGAGTGGAGGGCTATGTTTTAATCCTGGTGTGCTAACTACTCTACATCTGACCTTGTACAACACAGTAAAAGGTTACTAACTGACACAAACCTAGGCATACCTGAGAGGAAAGAATCCAAACTGAGAAACTACCTCCATCAGACTGCCCAGTGGgcgtgtctgtggggcattttcttgattaacaattGGTGTATAAGGGCTCAGCCCACTATGTGTGGTGTCAGccatgggcaggtggtccttggttgtataagaaagcaggctaagcaagtcatGGACATTATGCCAGTAATCAATGTTTGTTCAtgatctctgctttagttcctgcctccaggtttcttccttgaattcctgtcctgatgtCCCTTGGTGATCTATTGTGTTCaggacatataaaataaacaaaccctaTCCTTCCCAATTAAAttctggtcatggtatttttatcagagcaatagaaagcaaagtaGGACAGAGGTCAATAACTATTATTAGCTTTATTATTTACCCTAAAACCAGGTAAAACCCCTTCACCTAGGTCCCTCTTCTGATAATTCAACTCTCACTTAATTAATTACCTTCTCTGAACTATAACAACCTTAAAAGCTTTTTCTAAATCCTTTGACCTATGGTTATCTCCTTTTTTGTTCTTATAACTATTTTTCTGGTGTATCTTATGAGCCTGAAAAAGTCTGTATTTCACAGAATACTAGAATCAGACACTATATAGAGACTACAGAGTTAaccttcttcattttaaaattcaggaaGTTTTCAGAAGAATTAACACCAATCCCAATAGTACACAATTGCTATAAGAACCAAGACTAATAATGAAATCTCTGTGAATCTCACACATAGAAGTAGAGTTCATGCCTGCAAATTTAATGGCAGACATCATTCAATGTGCCCTTAAGCTGGGCTATATTAATAGCTCACTGGTAGAATTCTTACCTAATATATACCACGACCCAGAGTCACATGCCCCAGAACCATGAAGGAAATATGAGGTGGTCAACAGGGTAGGGGCTAGGGAAAAAATGTGGAAGATAGAAAGGGAAAGTGAAGAAATTATTTCATGTCTACCAAAAATGCTTTTGAACACCATAAAGCCAATTTAGATATAATTTCTAGCAACATGAATTTGTTTGGAATCCTTTATAACATGTACTTCTCTTTAATTACAAACTTTTTATAATTAACAAAAATGTAGAAATACGCTTCTCTAGAAAAGAATCTGATACAGTTCTGGTACATgaagtaagattttaaaaaataatttctaatatacTTTTCCAGAAAATCTCTTACTGTCCAACTACACCCCATGCTCTCTCAAGCTAAATGCCTTTTCTCCTGGCCTTTATGTCTCTAAGATCTATCATCATTCACAAACTCAACCTGATTTGCACCAAAGTCTTATAATAAATACTAATTTATTCTCCTCAGATGCTAATTCTATGTTGTCTTGCTGTTACTTTTCACACAGAAAGAGAATCTATGAACATATACTGAAAGGGCACTATCCTTTGTTAATAAATACTACAAGGTGGTGTATATAGCCTGTTTTGCTTTAAAGTTTGGCTTATTTATTTCAACACTGAATTATGGATTTTCCCCAAAAGCAATTAATACTAATATTCAAATGGAAATTTAGGACACTATCATTTTCTAttctggtttttattgattaagataAAGTTAAACCCAAAGTAAGtatttaataatgtttttattaactgAGTTTCAGGAAACATTGtgtgaaataaaatgagataatgaaTACTGTGCAAGTTCAAGACAATGTGTGTATTTTGACAGCTGTGCTACTCCTATGTCATGTGTCTCTACTGATgaaatgagaacagaaagaagaggaaCTAACTACTTGATCttcatgaaaactgaaaaactCCCTAAAGAAAATAGAACAATAATAATATTTGTACCATGTCTTAGAGTTTAACAATGTATGTTCAAATTCATTGTTTATAATAGTAGAAGTTCTCTGAAAAGACTTCAAGAAATGAAGACTAAAAGTATATGAAATTGTGAAAAAAAACACTATTATATCAATAGCTACAAAACAGACAAAGgaactacagaaagaaaacaaagaaaagcaaaattcaagacaaaaaaaaagtatgtatagTAACATTACTTCCTTCCCAATGCAAAGCTTTAAATTTAATGGTGAAGTTAGACTTAATGCATAGCCTGGAACCAAGACAACTTGatggacaaaaataaaatgtctgtaTATGTACCTGAAATAATGAAAGAGTTActaaaatagcatttaaaatgaaCTTCCTGGGAACACGCAATGGAGGCAAAAGAATGAAGAATCTTTACATATATCTTGACTCATTGCTTCATTGGTCACTTTTATCTTCCTAGAGATTTTCACAGAACTATTGAACTACTGGAAATATTTGCTAAATAATAAAGTACCTGTGAGTGTTTACTGAAGATCTATCATATGACATTTAGCTACAATATCCTCCTATACTTTGCATTTCAGTTGAAAAGGTGAACCAAACATTTATATATGGGAAGTTACATGTCAAGAAGAGATAGAAAGAGCCAAAAGAGCATAAAGAATAAAAGCATGCCTTCCAGAATAAGAAGAGATCGCTTGGAACTTCCTGATCAAAAGAGACTGTACAAATAAAGAGTATTGCAATATCCCTTTAAGAACCAAGTGTGGTAGTGTAAGATTTGAACAGAGCCAAGAGAAAGACATTCAAGCAGAAATATGCTAGTCAAAAAAAGAGGACATATATTTGAGACAAAAAGGTACTTTAGGGAGATCTGAATAATCAAGGAAGGCCatattaaaaaatacacagaaatattgGGTAGGAAAAGCTTTAAACACCATGTTGAAGAATTTGAAAAGTTTATATAAGCAATCCACAAATAATCAAGGCTTttagcaaataaaaaaagaatgtaacatgataaacataaaattttagaCATTTCATTCTTAATATGCATAATAAATGGTGTACATCTTCATTACAGATATCGTTATAGCCATAAAAAGAGGGTGGTTGTACAAATAAAGAACACTAAAGACATAATAAAGAGGGGAAGGCTAGACCAAAACAGACCTAAGAAGAAAATATTCACCCATTCTGTTGTGGGGAACAAGTACAATACAACACACAGACAAGAGAAAGTTAGGAAAACGTGAGATTCacagagtttttttaaaaatcattgttttACTTCCTCCACATTACTATGCATATGTGAAATTCAAATTGCCCCAGCACAGAGCAAAGTGCCAAATTGATTGTACCAAATTGATATAAAAACAATGGCTTCACAAAGTTCAAGAAAGTGCAATTGTTCTACTGTGCTTAAGAAGTATTTGAAAAATAGAAGCAACATGACTTATTAATTGCATATTAATTCAAGAGAAAATTCATAACAGAGTAACAATATGAGTGAATTAACTAGAAAAATATGGATTTTGCCCAAGCAGGAGCTGCATTTCAGTTTAATGTTAGTATATCATAAAACGAAGAGTTAATCTCTTCTctaatcatcacacacacacaaggcttcTTTGGCATCTTATCTTAAAGTGTCCCTATAGTCTTTTAATACTCTCAAATGATCCCTAAGCCAAACTCCTTTCACACTGACTTCAATCTTTCTCAAGCTTAATCACTACTCACTACCACTTTACAACATTAAATGTAAATGCTGTAAGAGACTTTAGCCTTCTTATAGTGCTTTgccataaacaaaatatttacagaTTACTTTTTATAATCTTCACAGAAAAACATGCACAGCAGGAATTATCATCATCCAGCGTTACTGAGAAACAGTAAGCCAGTGCCACACAGGCTTAAGTGTTAGATCCAGGCGTACAGTCTGAGCTTTCTAAGCCCaagttccacattttcttcactatATCATCGGTTTTCATACTTCATTTGTGAGTACATTGTTATTCAATATCATGTTTAAGTGAATATTTTTCAGgtaatagtatttttatttatattttgcacAGGTTTTTATTTTAGTCACAAATGTTGGGCCCAGCCTGGCACAATAAGTGATTTCAATGCCCTGTTTTCTCCACTAGACAAGTCATTTGTTCTTCTGACTGGTGTGGCCTGAAcctgaatatattttaataagtacCTTGATGGTCAACTATGTAATGCAGAGCTATTTACTAAAAGAATCTAATTATTTTGAGATGTCTGTGATGATTACAATTATCATTGAATGAAAAGTGACAAGAAAACAGACGCTAGTAAAATTGTTATTAtaccaaaaatatttttgtcttaaattcCGCAATGTAACATTTAACAACAAAGACAATATGGGTGATTTAGGGATATGTGAGAACCAAAGGGCAAGAATAGGACATTCCTACTCTCCTCCACTGCTGATATAGTTCATAGCATCCTATTACCAGGGGGACATAAATCAGAAGGAGTTCAGCTAGGAGCAATAAAACAGATTAGGGTCTGGAAAGGCTGACTTTAAAGAaggttttaaaagaattaaatccAGGTAGTCTGTGGAGTTGGTGCCCATGCCAAAGACAAGTTATTTTGAAGGtatgtgtctttaaaaatatacaagtaTCACTGTAAATATCTGCAGAATACTTAGAAAAAAAAGGTCAgaagaaatttgcaggcaaaaaagaaaaactaaaggtAGGAGAACTCTCTCCCTCAGGCATGAAAATTATACTCCTATAGGTGTTCAGTATTAGGTTGGAGAAAGTTCATCTTGGATGATGCTATATTAACTCTGAAGTAGAAGAGGGTCTGAAAGTGAACAGACTTTTCTATTCCTCTGGTTtgatggttgttttgtttttgtttttaattctgcgAAGTTTTACAGACAAATCTGTCTGCCAATTCCTTTTCTCCTCATGATGCCCACTTCCTCCTTTTATAAAGGGAAATAAATTGCATTCTACACTTGAAGCAGAATTCACTATACTCAGTAAAGGGTTGACAGAATTTTAAATTCAAGGTTTAAAGAAAAGATCAATTTCTAAAACATATactattctttttctccttccagcaATTTCTGGAGGTTTCACATGTTTTTCCACAAACTAAAGAGGAAGAAGTTTTAATGAATTTGAACAAAAACTATCTCATCAGGAAAATCATCAATACATCCCTCTTCTTTCTGATGCCGGAACTGACAGTGACCCTGAGAGCAATGAGACCCTGGGTCATACCACCACCAGAGATGCTATGCAGATTGTCTTTTACCTTTCCTTGCCTCATACTGAGTGACAGCAGATTCTACACGCAGTTCATATTTTATAGCAATGATTTTACCTTTGAAGAGATGAATTCTTAAATACCTTCACTCTTGGGCAAATGTTTCAAAAGAGTAAGTCTTAGCAATGCTTCAAACTCAACAAGCTGTAATCTTGCCCTCTGTCTACTCTAAGCAAAAGATCATCAGCCACCCTACCCTTGGAAAAGATCCTAATACTTCTCCAAAAGTCTCATTCAGTGGATCCCACAATGACAAGAACATCTCCTTTTTCAGGTGATTTCTAAGAAGTTGTAACAAAATCGCAAGGTCTCTGAAAACCTGTGCCCAGTCCCTTAAAGCTGATAATAACAACAGCAGTAATAATAAATACTATGAGAAGGAACAgcagcacggggggggggggcacgaaaGAGAGAGAATGCCCTTGAAAAAGACACTAATGCCTCTGCTACCAACTTTGACAAACGGTAACTGAAGATGCTACAATTGTCACCTATCTCTGAAAGAAAACTTCATAGACATTAACACCAAACCtttatagaaaaattttaagtatcattttcattcatttccaataaaaccaaaattgtttaaatttaaaatgattgaCTTCTCACACAAGAATTTGGAGCTTTCAAAGTCTTTGCAAGCCTTAACTCATCTATCTGATTCTGGCTGTAAAGAAAGCTAACATCTGCAATGCCACTGTTAAACTGAGAGAAACATGTGACTACTGATTAGGCAGTCCAAAGAAGGGAGAAACCTTCCTCACAGTGGAACAATCTAAGAGGTATTATTCCATTAAATTTTAGAGTGGGCTTCAAAAAAGGTTAAATTTCTATTTCCCATTCCAGGAAAAGACgaaataagacaaacaaaaggTACATGTGCCTAGAATTTTAGGAATAAAGTGTGCCTGCCTGGCTCCTCAATAATCTGGGAACCTGGCTCAATTTTctcaaaagggaaaaacaaaacaaaaaacaaaaacactcagACCTGGCCCAAAGAAGTATGGCCTACAGGTTCCAGGACTTTGGAGACTCTACCGCCCAGCACAAAAGCAGACAGCCAGGCTATGGACAACTGGGGAGATCTCTTTGCATAGTCACCTCAGGAGTCCTCTCCTAGTGAACCCTAGCCTCCTGCTGCTGTAGTTTTTCAGGGGAACTTCAAACAGGCTCTGttccaaatcacacacacacacacacacacacacacacacacacacacacacacacacacacacacggcagagtGCTTGTTCACACCCCCAATTTCCACTCAGAATTGGGACCAAATTTCTCACCATCCTCATAGTTTTTGAGATAGTAATCTGGGCCCGGGCCCCCGCGGCTTTTCGCCGGATTTCTCAGGTTCTGGAACTGCAGGAAATCCGTCCTTTTGCCCCCGAAGCGCAGAAAGGCGGGCGAGAGTCCCCGGGCCAGAGTCACCAGACGCTTGGAGCTGCAggggtagagaaagagagagaggaaaggatcCCGGGAGAAGGCTAGAACGCACCGGTCAGGGAGCAAGGCCCCTTCTCACTCCCTGCAGGAGACCCGGCGGGAGATTTATTATCTAAACCCGCTCCAGCTTGCAGTCCGAGCAGGCAGCGGGCTGCTCTGGGGCGGCTCCGGTGAACCGGCTCTGCTGTCCGGTTTCCCCTCAGCCTCAGGATTCCCTGGGGCTGTTcttcctgacctctgcaggccaCAGCTGCACCCTCCCACCGACACCTGGATGCCCTAAGAACTGCCTTCTGAAGGGTTGAAGATGTGTTTGTTCCCTGTGTTGAGGTAGGGGCATTTGTGCGGCGAACTTGGGGGCAAGACGCAACTGGCTGGCTTCTGCTACTACTAAGAAAGCGCTCCTGGCACAGACGCTCAGGGAACGGACCGCGGGCCTGACTGTTGCCAAATTTCCAATCTGAAGTCCGCGTTGCCTCTCTGCCCCCACGGGCATAGTAACCTCCAAGAAGGTGAAACTTGGCCTACTTTCTCTAAATCCAGGCACAGGACCTAAGGTTAAGAGGATTGCTTTTAATGCCAAAAGTGATTTTCTGATTCTATTAATTACATTGTAACTTAGTAGCTTCCCGAATCTTCAGGCAGACAGAGGGGTTCCCAGGATAAACCCTTGCTTTTCAGTGGACGCCCTCCCAGTCACCCCCTCCCCCCTACCgcgaaaaaataaataaataaatcacagtaAAAACCTGTCTTTTTGGCACTTGAAATAATTCAACTTGATCTTAAGAAAGATAGAATTCTCCCATTCCtcccgacacacacacaaaaacgaCTCCTAGCCCCAACGgggctttatctttctttttccttgccACTTGCAGCGGTTTGGTAGCGCGctgggtttgaaaaaaaaaaaaaggtttgacGAATTTTGGAACACTCGTGTGTCGGGGAATTCTGATTACCAGAACAATAATAGCATTTGCTTCTATTCAAGTTCGGAATTTCCATCGACAggttttttaaaagccaaagacTGCTACTCTGGGAAGGAATAGGGAACCAGCCCTGCAGATGCTCTtaatgttgaagcaaccagctGTTGAGTCCCGGGTCTATACATTGTTTTTAACGCTTTGCTGGTTCAGGTTCTGAGAATCCAAATCAAAATGGAGACGTTAAAGAGTATCATAAAGGAGGTAGATTCAAAGGGCACAGAAATAAACGGAAATTCCACTTTCAGATACTTGTGGGGAAGATACATGTCTACCCTGAGAGTTCCGATGACCCGAAGGTTTGGCTGGGCTCTCCAGGACCGAGTTCCAGGGTGGGCGCAGTTAAGGTGTCGCGGGGGCCGGGGCGCAGAAGGGACGTCCGCGCAAGTGTGGCCCCAGGGAAACGCGGCATTTCTAATCTTCCGGATAAAGCCTGCACAACCAATGCAAATGCGCCCCGCCACGGCTTCTTCCCCGAAAAGCTGCCTTCCAGAATTTTTCTGCAGCAGGCAAATATTTAGCGCGAACAAGCTGACATTTCtttaaggaggaggaggaagaggaaactcgGAGTCCGGGCAGCTGGAGCAGTGCAATGCAAGTGGGGCGTGCATTTAGGGAAACCCCTTTTGCACCACACATTTGGATGAATTCAGAGAAGCGTTCTGCTGCACAGAAAAGCTTTCAAGGATGAAACCCGGTAGTGCAGCGCTGTTCCCGCCCTCCCAACAACTCTACCCTCTGGAACCCCTAAACGGCCTCCGCCTTGGCGGAGACGACCTCCGGGTATATGGGCTACGCTACCAGGACCTGTAGGAGCGCTCAGAGCAGCGCCCACAGCTACCTGCTGCATCCGCAGACTGGAGGCCGAGCGCTAAGGGGCGGGTGCACCCGGAAAAGTAAAACTCGAGTTTCTCGATGAGTGAAAAATGCTCACTAAAGATGTTCCGGACGCAGCCTGGATCTGAAATGGCACTCCAGGCTCTTTGAAAGAGCCCAAGCCGACGTCTCTAACTTGAAGGGAATTTTCAAAAACTTAACACTTGGATATTCGATATTGCAGAagtttttcctcccttttctcttttgtattctttctttttttctccaacaCCCCCTCCCTGCAACTGTCCCTGATGGGAAGGAATCGCGGTTGCTCAATTGCCAGAAAAGTAACAACTGGGGAAAAGGGTGAACCCAACTAGATTGCTAGGGAATCTCAACCTCCGGGTTTGCTAATCCACCACTGCCGGGTTCGGGTTCAAAACCCCCAACGCTTTCCCCTGAGAGTTTCTAGGACCTTTATGTGTCGCGTATAATATAGACTATGACCCGAgcaatgacttttttttccccactgtaaaggaaaactaaactatgCAGTTACCAAGGAAAACTCAAAGAAGAGGGCGGAGGGGGAAGGGCTCCATCTATAAAAAGTGCCTTACAAAGTCCTCAAGTCTGGTAATGACAGCAGaggatacaaaataaaaaataactccaATCCAACTTGCTCACCGCTCAAGACTCTCCTTAAATTCGTTTTCTGTCTAGGAGTGGAAACTGATGAAACCATCTTTCCGTGGCAAATTCCACTTTCATGCAAACCAACTGAACACTCAGACACACGCACactgctctctctcacacacacagccactcCTCTGGAGTCTTTGTTGTTCCAGATCTTCCCTTTTGTAACTTCCCTGAacctcttgtttctttttcagaaagGGAGACTAATTGTGGATATATGTAAGCACAACATTTTTTCAGTCATAACTGATAAGTTTCTGAAATGCCTTCTGCATTGCAAACATGTGCATCTTAATAGAAAACATTGCTTTTCTCAATCACTAGTTACAGCCTCACAGCAAATATTCCAGGAGGGGGaaacctccttttttttttctctttgaaagacAGATCGGttagctgctgctgttgctgcttctgctgctgctgctgttgctgcttctgctgctgctggtggtggtgctgctgctgtacctcctcctcttctccttctcctcctccaccttcttactcttcttcttcctctttttcttccccctttggAGTAGGGGATAGGaagagaatgggggtgggggtacttaaatttttaaatgattcatCGAAGCCCCTGCCTTACCTTAAGAAATCGAGCCAGCCATCATGAATGATGGAGGGATCCagctgcagagagaggaagtTCTCATTGACTGTCCTGACTGGGTTCTTGGTGCTCACATCAAGTAGAATCAGGGTCTTTTCCTTCAAACCTGTAGTTCTGTCTACAGGCAagagtctcctgtctccagcttGGAAGGAGAGGGATAGATGGATCAACAGAGCCAAAAAGAGAGCCACCAGGGCTAGGCACGAGGGGGGGCAGGAGCTGCTGGAGGACATGGCTTCAGGGAAAGCACAGATCACCCTCATTAAATCCCTCTGATTTAAACTTCTCTCCCTACTGGGTCTCGATGGTGACTAATTGTCCTTATCTAAAATGTGTGTCTCTcgccccccttcccttctctccccccctaTTCTCTTTtgctctcgctcgctcgctcttgcttgcttgctcgcatttttttttcagtgttttggtGCTGGTGGAGCGAACTCACGCCCCTAGCCAGCCTTCTCAGCAACTCGTGCCAAGAGCACTGTTCACCAGCACCGCCCCTTTAAGAGATTTGACTGCagacatttttaactttttaaaggtaaggggtgggggagggggagaaaaggaggaaggggtggTCGTTGTACCCTACTGATTTAACCCTCTAGGGTCAGGAAGCGGCCAGTGGGATTGAAATAGCACTGCGGTACCATCTTGGGTAAGAGCTGACGTCTTGTTTTCACTTCCCCTCCGAAGAGGGCGCTTCACTGCCCAAGTGTCAGTCTGTCCCGACTACTCCTTTCATATTGTCCTCTCTGTGCCTTCCTTTTGGGGTTAAAGTAGTAAATGTAAGGGTTGTTAGTAGTAAAGGGTCTTGTAGCAGTGACCATAATTTTTACTAAGGCATAGAGAGCAAAAGAGAGTCCATGCCTAGGTGTGCAGACCTCTGAGCCTCCCAAGTAAAGAAATGTCATTCCTCCTGAAAAGTGGAATAGGAGACTaaggtgggggagagaagaaagaatgccCAGGTCGAAGTGCTTCCTAATCAGGAGAGTCAAAAAGAATCAGTATGCTCGTGGTCCTGTGAGAGAGGGTTTTGAGCTTTCCACATGTTGACTTTGGCAAGGTCAAGCAACCCATTGGATTGCAGTTGGATAGTCAAGGTATTCTGTGTACATCTGAACCACTCCTTGGTTGATGTATTACACTGCAAAAGTAAAGATGCCCCTCGAATTTCTCCTTACCAACAACCCCCTTCAGGTGGGTGTGTCTAATGAATAAAGGGGCAATAAAGGGGCAAACCCAACCCCTGATCAAAATTAGAGCACGCCTCCTTGTAACTCCTAGACACAGATCAGCCTGGGTGTCCAATGCACTACAAACCTCTGCTCTTTGAATTACCACCCTCAATAGCCTGTAGATTATTCTGAGTCCCATGCtaacaccacaaagaaaaaaaaaatccagacacaATCTGAGTCAGACACACCCTTGGCCCTACTTTCAGCTTCTCTCTGGGATATAACAAGCCCTCTGCTTGGCAGATAAAGGGAGTTACTTTATGAAAAAATGGGTACCTAGGAACATCCCAGGGCATTCACAGATAAAACAGACTAGATGACAGTTGAATGCA contains these protein-coding regions:
- the LOC142851421 gene encoding inactive heparanase-2-like, which produces MPVGAERQRGLQIGNLATVRPAVRSLSVCARSAFLVVAEASQLRLAPNSKRLVTLARGLSPAFLRFGGKRTDFLQFQNLRNPAKSRGGPGPDYYLKNYEDDIVRSDVALDKQKGCKIAQHPDIMLELQREKAAQMHLVLLKEQFSNTYSNLILTGFLAFYQELLSGNQIVLLL